In Phycisphaerae bacterium RAS2, the DNA window CCTGATTCGCAACGGGTTGACCAACTCATCAACGAGCCAGCCGACGGACAGACAATTCGAAACCGAGCCGCGACCGAATTAGAACGGGTGTTGTACGAATGAGACGGCCGTAACAGATTGTCGCGGACTTCTCCTCCAAGATCGTGACTCGGATCGCACAAATCTACCGCTCGCCAAGAACGGACATCTGGCTACTGTCCACTGACTCCTGACCACTAGCCACTGATCACTAGAAAAAGCAGAGTGGGCCGGTAAGCCGAATTCTGTCCCGCGAGATTGCTCCCGCGGTGGCGATCATTTCTCTGGGCCGACGATTGCTCGCCGGCTCAAGCGCCCTACCCGCGGCGTGGTGCGAGACGGGCCGCCTCGCGCCGTCGCGACGCCGACCGACTCGCGCCGATCAACCTCGCAACGATCTCGCCGCATACATGGGCTTGCTGGCGGTGGGGTTTGCCGTGCCGCGACCGTCGCCGGCCGCGCGGTGCGCTCTTACCGCACCGTTTCACCCTTGCCTGTGATGCCGTCTCGAGAGCCGGCACCCATCGGCGGTTTGATCTCTGTGGCACTGTCCCTGGCGTCGCCGCCGGTGGCCGTTAGCCATCACCGCGCTCGGACCAGTTCGGACTTTCCTCCCGCGGCGATTTCTCGCCGCGAGCGACCGCCTGGCCCACTCTGCTTGGGGATATTGTAGCCGAATTGATTGTGTTCGACTGGTCCAGCCCGATAGGGGCACACAAGACATGCTTAGTGAGTACACTTCGCATACTATTTCACATGCGTTGCTTCAAGAGGCCCCTAATATGGCAAATCGCGGCTTGGAAGCCGTCTTACGACTAGGTCTAAAATGGAACGTTCATGGCCCCGGAATACTCGCGCTCGGTTGGAACGCGAATGGACCGGCCAAGTCTCTGATTCGAAAGGAACCGGATATCGCATTCACCGTGATTTCGTTGAGCAACAACAATGTCTTCGTTGACAAAGTAAAAGAGGCTCATGAGTTTCTCGTCCAACATGAAGCCCGGATCACGAAACTAATCGAATTGAGTAATAGACCCGCAGAACTCGACTTTGGAGTCGTCACAGACAGCGAAACGGATGGTGGCGGGATCATGAATCACCGCTTTCCGCCTGAATTCCTTGACATCCTGCACCGCTTGGGGATCACACTGAACGTCAGCGTCTATTATTGAGAAATCGAACCTCGCGAATTCATCTCACCGCCCGCGCTTCGATCCCGTCGGATGGATCAACGGCCGATGTTCCAGCAAGTCCATCAACTCCTGCATGTCCGCCGCGACCGGGGCAACAACTTCCAGCGGCGTCTGATGGATCGGGTGCTGCACCACCAGCCGCTGCGCGTGCAGCATCTGCCGGCAGAATCGCGGCTCGGCGCTGTCGCTCGGCCGGCCGGTCACGTCGCGCAGCGAGATATTCCGCCCGCCGTAGAACGGATCGCCGACGATCGGGTGGCGGATATGCGACATATGAATACGCAACTGGTGCGTACGGCCGGTGCGCGGGTGCAGCTCCACGAGCGAAAAACCCTGATAGCGTTTGAGCACCTTGTAGCGCGTGACGGCGCTCTTGCCCAGCTTCTTCTCGAACTTGCCGCCCATGCGCTCGGCCAGGCCGCTGGCGACGTAGCGGTCGTGCACCGTCGGATGCTGACCGATGGGCACGTCGATCACGTCCTCATCGAATTCGGGGTTGCCATGCACAACGGCGATATATACTTTCGTCGTCGTGCGATTCTCGAATTGCGCCGCCAGCCGCCAGTGCGCCTCGTCGGTCTTGGCGACGATCATCACGCCGGTCGTGTTCTTGTCCAGCCGATGGACGATGCCGGGGCGGAAGACATCCCCCCCGCGCGACAGGCTTTTGCAATAAAACGCCAGCGCGTTGGCGATCGTGCCGCCCTGCGTTCGACTGGCCGGGTGGCAAATGATGCCCACGGGCTTGTTCAGCGCGAGGACGAAATCGTCCTCGTAGATGATATTCAGCGGAATGTCTTCCGGCGAGACGTCATACACCGGCGGCGGCGGGAACGTGATATCAATCACGTCGTCGCCTTCCATCTCGTAGCTGTTCTTCGTCGGTCGGCCGTTGACCAGCACCTCGCCCTGTTTGATGAGCCGTTGGATGGTGGTGCGCGAGACCTTGGGGAATCGGCCCGTCAGGTATTTATCGAGCCTCGCGCCGGGCAGTCTTCGGCGGACGACGATCTGCACGCGCGGGCGGGACTCATCTTCGGTGGAGTCGAGCGTTTGGATGCTGGCCGCATCGTCGGCGGCGATGACGGAGGGGTCTTCGATCGGCGCAGCAGGCGCGACCGGCGCGACGATTTCATCGTCGATGTCGCCCGATGGGGAAGAAAGGTCCTTGTTTTCGTGCGAATTGCCCATCATGACACGGGGATGGTAGATGAACAACCGCGCTGTTGAAAGCAGATGCCGAATCGAAGCTGCACATGATCTGAACCGGGAGCGCGCACGACGAGGAGATCGTGCGAGAAATGACGCTGAAATAATCGCACTGGGTGCCCACTCGCTCGCGCTCGGGGCTTGGATCGTTAGCGTGCCATGGCGACGGCCGGATTGAGCGCCGGCGCATGGTGTGCTGCAGCGGAAGCGGTCTTCGCAACAGCCGGCAGATGCAGCGTCGGGGTAGCGGGGACCGCCGCCGGCTCAAGTTCGCCCGCCGTGTCGGAAGTCGCCGCATTGCCGCGGGTCAGCCAACCGGTGTTGCGAAGCGTGAAGGCCGAGTAGGGGATGATCCACGAGAAGCCCGGCACCCAACTGAACTCATAGAGGAACAGCCAGATCCAATCGCTGTCGCGCTCGTTGATGTAGTAAATCGTCGCCATCGTCGCGCCGTAGATGAGCAACATGCCCATCTGGTGCATCACATAGCCGTAGCTGGTGAAGAGCAGCAGGGTGCTGTTGAAGATCATGAACGGCGGCAGGACGAGCGTCAGCGCGACCAGCACCATCTGAAACTGAAACGTGCGCAGGTACTCGCTGCGGAATCGCTTGAACAGGAAGCGGAACAGGATGATCGTCTCGCGGATGTTGCTGCGACCCCAGCGGAGCAGCATGCGCACCATGCCCGGGTACGTGTGCGGCATCTGGCTATAGACGACGGCGTTCTGCTGATAGGCCGTCAGCCAGCCTTCGCGAAGGATCAGGTTCGTCATGGCGCGGTCTTCGCCGGTCGTGCAGGGCAGGCCGAGGAAGTGCTGATTCAGCCATTCATCGGCGACTTTGCGGACGACATCGGCGCGATAAACGCTCAAGGCGCCCGGCGTGCAGAAGACGCCGTAGTATTGATTCTGATACGCGCGAACAAACTTGAACGACAGGCTGAACGTGGTCTTCAGGAATCGCGTGATGACGCTTTGCTTCGGGTTCATGACCTCGACGCAGCCGGCGACCGCGCCGATGCGCGGGTTGCGCACGACCGGCGACACCGCATTTCGCAGGGC includes these proteins:
- a CDS encoding Pseudouridine synthase, which translates into the protein MMGNSHENKDLSSPSGDIDDEIVAPVAPAAPIEDPSVIAADDAASIQTLDSTEDESRPRVQIVVRRRLPGARLDKYLTGRFPKVSRTTIQRLIKQGEVLVNGRPTKNSYEMEGDDVIDITFPPPPVYDVSPEDIPLNIIYEDDFVLALNKPVGIICHPASRTQGGTIANALAFYCKSLSRGGDVFRPGIVHRLDKNTTGVMIVAKTDEAHWRLAAQFENRTTTKVYIAVVHGNPEFDEDVIDVPIGQHPTVHDRYVASGLAERMGGKFEKKLGKSAVTRYKVLKRYQGFSLVELHPRTGRTHQLRIHMSHIRHPIVGDPFYGGRNISLRDVTGRPSDSAEPRFCRQMLHAQRLVVQHPIHQTPLEVVAPVAADMQELMDLLEHRPLIHPTGSKRGR
- the pgaC_3 gene encoding Poly-beta-1,6-N-acetyl-D-glucosamine synthase, with product MYRAQFVEGAQRLAPRGRRTNSFRKPTVRSAERQPADRPSVEDVARFMPEQPQSLVRHEAWIKAAILAVCVIVAAVVAISGKFSLRHSLFSGSVLGNTFWYSAIFYGGLMYAVLIWRVVMWRRYKPMDAVPEKHLPSITVIIPAFNEGALVRQSILSVAANRYPRHKLEIFAIDDGSSDDTWLHIRAAAAEVDPRIRITTHKQPKNMGKRHALYHGFMHGRGDVFVSIDSDSVLHPEALRNAVSPVVRNPRIGAVAGCVEVMNPKQSVITRFLKTTFSLSFKFVRAYQNQYYGVFCTPGALSVYRADVVRKVADEWLNQHFLGLPCTTGEDRAMTNLILREGWLTAYQQNAVVYSQMPHTYPGMVRMLLRWGRSNIRETIILFRFLFKRFRSEYLRTFQFQMVLVALTLVLPPFMIFNSTLLLFTSYGYVMHQMGMLLIYGATMATIYYINERDSDWIWLFLYEFSWVPGFSWIIPYSAFTLRNTGWLTRGNAATSDTAGELEPAAVPATPTLHLPAVAKTASAAAHHAPALNPAVAMAR